A portion of the Hoplias malabaricus isolate fHopMal1 chromosome 1, fHopMal1.hap1, whole genome shotgun sequence genome contains these proteins:
- the wsb1 gene encoding WD repeat and SOCS box-containing protein 1, whose translation MASFPDFVNESQISKAKFVGELLAPVPPFDQKSGRETWTVAFAPDGSYFAWSQGHRSVRLVPWAKCIKNFSMRKEERLNGTGPRRLSRQGSEGTIFPEETREHTIDCGDIVWGLAFGSSVPEKQSRCVNIEWHRFRFGQDQLLLATGLNNGRVKIWDAYTGKLLLNLMDHTDIVRDLTFAPDGSLVLVSASRDKTLRVWDLKDDGNMMKVLRGHQNWVYCSAFSPDSSVLCSVGAGKSVFLWNMDKYTLIRKLEGHHNDVVSCEFSPDGALLATASYDTRVIVWDPHIGTILLELGHLFPPPSPIFAGGANDRWVRSVAFSHDGQHIASITDDRLVRFWSIDEKAPQAIASLTNGLCCAFSTDGNILAAGSRDGSVHFWASPCSVASLQHLCRMALRRVLTTQQVYTLSIPLCMQDFLAYRNL comes from the exons ATGGCAAGCTTCCCAGATTTTGTCAACGAAAGTCAGATAA GTAAAGCTAAGTTCGTTGGAGAACTTTTAGCTCCTGTTCCTCCCTTTGACCAGAAGTCAGGACGAGAAACGTGGACTGTAGCTTTCGCCCCTGATGGTTCGTATTTCGCTTGGTCTCAAGGACATCGCAGCGTAAGGCTTGTACCATGGGCAAAATGCATAAAAAACTT CTCTATGAGGAAGGAGGAGAGATTGAATGGAACTGGACCCAGGCGATTGTCGCGTCAGGGCAGTGAGGGCACCATTTTCCCCGAAGAGACCAGAGAGCACACGATCGACTGCGGTGACATTGTGTGGGGGTTAGCCTTTGGCTCATCCGTCCCTGAGAAGCAGAGCCGATGTGTGAACATCGAGTGGCATCGCTTCAGATTTGGCCAAGATCAGCTGCTCTTAGCCACTGGTCTCAACAACGGCCGCGTCAAAATCTGGGACGCATATACAG GAAAGCTTTTATTGAACCTGATGGATCACACAGACATTGTGCGAGATCTAACATTTGCACCTGATGGCAGCCTTGTGCTGGTCTCAGCTTCCAGAGACAAGACACTCCGGGTTTGGGACCTCAAGGATGATG GTAACATGATGAAAGTGCTGCGTGGCCATCAGAACTGGGTCTACTGCAGCGCCTTTTCGCCAGATTCCTCAGTGCTCTGCTCTGTGGGTGCAGGCAAATCG GTTTTCCTATGGAATATGGATAAGTACACCTTGATCCGTAAACTGGAGGGTCACCATAACGACGTGGTGTCCTGCGAGTTCTCTCCTGATGGAGCCCTATTGGCCACGGCCTCATATGACACACGTGTGATAGTGTGGGACCCTCACATTGGTACAATACTGCTGGAGCTGGG GCACctttttccccctccctctcccataTTTGCGGGTGGAGCGAATGATCGCTGGGTCCGCTCTGTGGCTTTCAGTCATGATGGCCAGCATATTGCCAGCATTACTGATGATCG GTTGGTGAGATTTTGGAGCATAGACGAAAAGGCTCCCCAGGCTATTGCATCGCTCACTAATGGTCTCTGCTGTGCCTTCTCCACGGACGGAAACATTTTAGCTGCTGG CTCTCGTGATGGTAGTGTGCATTTCTGGGCAAGTCCATGCAGCGTGGCCAGTCTGCAGCATTTGTGTCGCATGGCACTGCGGAGAGTCCTGACCACGCAGCAGGTCTACACATTGTCCATCCCTCTGTGCATGCAGGATTTCTTGGCCTACAGGAACCTGTAG
- the cuedc1b gene encoding CUE domain-containing protein 1b isoform X2 yields MTSLFRRSSSNGGSRSGNGGGSNTGELNNSRPNRQVRRLEFNQAMEDFKTMFPSMDYEVIECVLRSNNGAVDATIDQLLQMSIDGNESDDSSDSDDSIPPEILERTLEPDSSDEEPPPVYSPPTYDMHIYDRKYPNAPPTPPPRFEAQPPPAESSPGQVPPGQRQSRNYKNWNPPMLGNLPDDFLRILPQQLDSIQKTQTGSSDTFSSPVSSLSSVPQQAACATTSSGVSEQERKLKQYLDDERIALFLQNEEFMKELQRNREFLIALERDRLKYESKKSRSGHSSSGNSAGDHHYTPGSLEGVSDDALFRDKLKHMGKSTRKKLFEIAKVFSEKTKRRKSKRKTLLRHQSLGTANSTANLLDDVEGNPCEEESQLRRLASHEEERPHREGLS; encoded by the exons ATGACCAGTCTTTTTCGACGAAGTAGCAGCAATGGTGGCTCCCGTAGTGGCAATGGTGGAGGCTCAAACACAGGAGAGCTCAACAACAGCAGACCCAACCGACAGGTACGGCGGTTGGAGTTTAACCAGGCCATGGAGGACTTCAAGACCATGTTCCCCAGCATGGACTACGAGGTGATTGAATGTGTACTGCGCTCAAATAATGGGGCAGTGGATGCCACCATTGACCAGCTGTTGCAGATGAGCATTGATGGCAATGAATCAGACGACAGCTCGGATTCAGATGACAGCATCCCACCAGAG ATTCTGGAAAGGACCCTTGAGCCAGACAGCTCAGATGAGGAGCCACCTCCAGTCTACTCTCCGCCCACCTATGACATGCATATATATGACAGGAAATATCCCAATGCTCCACCCACTCCACCCCCCAG ATTTGAGGCACAGCCCCCTCCAGCAGAGTCTTCTCCAGGACAGGTCCCTCCAGGGCAGCGGCAATCTCGGAATTACAAGAACTGGaatcctccaatgcttggcaacTTGCCTGATGACTTCTTGCGAATCTTACCCCAGCAGTTAGACAGTATACAG AAAACTCAGACCGGTTCCTCTGACACATTTTCTTCCCCAGTGTCTTCCCTGTCGTCAGTGCCACAGCAGGCTGCCTGTGCTACCACATCGTCTGGTGTATCTGAGCAGGAGCGGAAGCTAAAGCAGTACCTGGATGATGAGCGTATTGCTCTTTTCCTGCAGAATGAGGAGTTTATGAAGGAGCTGCAGCGCAACCGCGAGTTCCTCATTGCGCTGGAACGAG ATCGGCTGAAATATGAGTCAAAGAAATCCAGATCAGGACATTCATCCTCTGGAAACTCTGCAG GTGACCACCACTACACCCCTGGTTCATTAGAGGGTGTATCAGATGACGCTTTGTTCAGAGACAAACTTAAGCACATGGGAAAAT CAACCCGGAAGAAACTGTTTGAAATTGCCAAAGTATTCTCAGAAAAGACAAAACGAAGAAAGTCCAAAAGGAAAACGCTCCTGAGACATCAGTC ATTGGGAACTGCCAACTCCACTGCCAATTTGCTGGATGATGTGGAGGGAAATCCCTGCG AAGAGGAGAGTCAGCTCAGAAGATTGGCCTCTCATGAAGAAGAGCGACCCCACAGGGAAGGGCTTTCATG A
- the cuedc1b gene encoding CUE domain-containing protein 1b isoform X1, with amino-acid sequence MPSLSSVDSHNSAVMKEMTSLFRRSSSNGGSRSGNGGGSNTGELNNSRPNRQVRRLEFNQAMEDFKTMFPSMDYEVIECVLRSNNGAVDATIDQLLQMSIDGNESDDSSDSDDSIPPEILERTLEPDSSDEEPPPVYSPPTYDMHIYDRKYPNAPPTPPPRFEAQPPPAESSPGQVPPGQRQSRNYKNWNPPMLGNLPDDFLRILPQQLDSIQKTQTGSSDTFSSPVSSLSSVPQQAACATTSSGVSEQERKLKQYLDDERIALFLQNEEFMKELQRNREFLIALERDRLKYESKKSRSGHSSSGNSAGDHHYTPGSLEGVSDDALFRDKLKHMGKSTRKKLFEIAKVFSEKTKRRKSKRKTLLRHQSLGTANSTANLLDDVEGNPCEEESQLRRLASHEEERPHREGLS; translated from the exons atgccTTCTCTTTCCTCAGTGGACTCACATAATTCTGCAGTGATGAAAGA GATGACCAGTCTTTTTCGACGAAGTAGCAGCAATGGTGGCTCCCGTAGTGGCAATGGTGGAGGCTCAAACACAGGAGAGCTCAACAACAGCAGACCCAACCGACAGGTACGGCGGTTGGAGTTTAACCAGGCCATGGAGGACTTCAAGACCATGTTCCCCAGCATGGACTACGAGGTGATTGAATGTGTACTGCGCTCAAATAATGGGGCAGTGGATGCCACCATTGACCAGCTGTTGCAGATGAGCATTGATGGCAATGAATCAGACGACAGCTCGGATTCAGATGACAGCATCCCACCAGAG ATTCTGGAAAGGACCCTTGAGCCAGACAGCTCAGATGAGGAGCCACCTCCAGTCTACTCTCCGCCCACCTATGACATGCATATATATGACAGGAAATATCCCAATGCTCCACCCACTCCACCCCCCAG ATTTGAGGCACAGCCCCCTCCAGCAGAGTCTTCTCCAGGACAGGTCCCTCCAGGGCAGCGGCAATCTCGGAATTACAAGAACTGGaatcctccaatgcttggcaacTTGCCTGATGACTTCTTGCGAATCTTACCCCAGCAGTTAGACAGTATACAG AAAACTCAGACCGGTTCCTCTGACACATTTTCTTCCCCAGTGTCTTCCCTGTCGTCAGTGCCACAGCAGGCTGCCTGTGCTACCACATCGTCTGGTGTATCTGAGCAGGAGCGGAAGCTAAAGCAGTACCTGGATGATGAGCGTATTGCTCTTTTCCTGCAGAATGAGGAGTTTATGAAGGAGCTGCAGCGCAACCGCGAGTTCCTCATTGCGCTGGAACGAG ATCGGCTGAAATATGAGTCAAAGAAATCCAGATCAGGACATTCATCCTCTGGAAACTCTGCAG GTGACCACCACTACACCCCTGGTTCATTAGAGGGTGTATCAGATGACGCTTTGTTCAGAGACAAACTTAAGCACATGGGAAAAT CAACCCGGAAGAAACTGTTTGAAATTGCCAAAGTATTCTCAGAAAAGACAAAACGAAGAAAGTCCAAAAGGAAAACGCTCCTGAGACATCAGTC ATTGGGAACTGCCAACTCCACTGCCAATTTGCTGGATGATGTGGAGGGAAATCCCTGCG AAGAGGAGAGTCAGCTCAGAAGATTGGCCTCTCATGAAGAAGAGCGACCCCACAGGGAAGGGCTTTCATG A